One window of the Candidatus Chryseobacterium colombiense genome contains the following:
- a CDS encoding ABC transporter ATP-binding protein, whose amino-acid sequence MADKILEIHDLKREFRMGDEIVHALKGVTFTVEKGEFVTIMGSSGSGKSTLLNIIGCLDKPSSGDYLLDGINIKNLDRDELAVLRNKKIGFVFQSYNLLPRTTAKENVELPLLYNSKISSEERHERSLKALAAVKLESRIDHLPNQMSGGQQQRVAIARALVNEPVMILADEATGNLDTRTSYEIMALMQDLNNQGSTIVFVTHEPDIATFSSRTVTLRDGKVIKDIKNEDIKSAREALENLPKNDDYK is encoded by the coding sequence ATGGCTGACAAAATTCTCGAAATACACGATCTGAAAAGAGAGTTTAGAATGGGGGACGAAATCGTTCACGCTCTGAAAGGCGTAACATTTACCGTAGAAAAAGGTGAATTCGTAACTATTATGGGAAGCAGTGGTTCGGGAAAATCTACACTCCTGAATATTATTGGCTGTCTTGATAAGCCTTCCAGCGGTGATTACCTTCTTGACGGCATCAATATCAAAAATCTGGATCGTGATGAGCTGGCTGTTTTAAGAAACAAAAAAATAGGCTTTGTTTTCCAATCTTACAATCTTTTACCCAGAACAACTGCCAAAGAAAATGTAGAACTTCCTCTTTTATACAATTCGAAAATATCTTCTGAGGAAAGACACGAAAGATCTCTAAAAGCGCTGGCTGCCGTAAAACTGGAAAGCAGAATCGACCATTTGCCCAATCAGATGTCGGGAGGGCAGCAACAAAGAGTTGCTATTGCAAGAGCTTTAGTGAATGAACCTGTCATGATTCTGGCGGATGAAGCTACAGGAAACCTAGATACCAGAACATCTTATGAAATCATGGCTTTAATGCAGGATTTAAATAATCAGGGAAGTACGATCGTTTTTGTAACCCACGAACCGGATATTGCCACATTCAGCAGCCGCACAGTTACTTTAAGAGACGGAAAAGTCATTAAAGACATTAAAAATGAAGATATAAAATCGGCACGGGAAGCTTTAGAAAACCTT